One Pyrenophora tritici-repentis strain M4 chromosome 5, whole genome shotgun sequence DNA window includes the following coding sequences:
- a CDS encoding rve domain containing protein: protein MATYTSSTAVTARLAADGKNWKDWIKQLINYAAADGAVAVLDGAPRPEFDATDDKYRITAMQRPITHPLGTSTDVIQAELDRVGKLNKTIGPFNNEARQLLKEDKLALDSWVARDARLQNTILSSIDKPLVAQVRTCPTAHDMYKALKDLNSNGDYANAALAWTAFIDLRAETQPTVRSYIGKFRETINDITVQGITLGWKKPSAVPGTSADRDIEDLLIIHFLHGLARVLPQWVEARNNDLRQGHTWSIDTLVASLEDHLRHAPDEPVKTFLSVSKQAEEKRVLTRLNGRGNGNNSNQNSTPTPSSLPTRNNNQQKRTPQPVGMCDHCKREHPGPNELCWKLHPSLTPDNVKKRTADNAAKKAAAAAARTNVTVAKNSNDDDADQYDAHSYVTVATFVSPTLLKKAVSNHDYQQRYCYDTAANRHVFNNRSKFYEYAPIDNDVHGSTGSTTAAGVGTVRLEVVKADGTTEKISLQNVLYCPDFATNVISQAPFKRAGVWYHSGKDKLYTASDEELAYLPEIDGIPNFLVVTESSKAPAALSYASLVCYRSSADEPSSSRPATDWHHIMGHAGIDAIKDTAKVVHGMKLTTSTVTNCEPCGLSKSKRNISRIQQTPPNTALGKVHVDVVGPITIPGKDGERYFMPITDGKSRRQWLFTSDSRAVLGQQLINWCKAMKAKGFTITIHTDNAREFINASNKQYFDSVGIEVVTSPPYDATRNGIAERANGITEDRTRGALIAAKLPIKLWPYAAKYMARIHNLVSNSNLPGKITPLEAWNRSIGYPNPVPNVAKMHAFGHVGYAHIPAQKRVKGDKFAPRAHKGHLVGMIGENIYQMWIPETDEIVTTASVRFDSYDSPSTPPLSPIIGPSPSPKVLPFKPLINRLADAATTPPAPPQDGDGGDLDNHQLPRADGGDGFDGFEDDDEAPPAPPTRGNNKAARRHEINADLNPAHIIHGPRNRRARAFFTSSTFDRCFAMALVKPTLGSKLSELPPEPRNYRQFLKHPRRDDLQLAMDDEYNALIANGTWRPATAEEIAKYEIIPGQWVWTYKGNAQGYHVKDKARMVACGNKQQESIWYREVYSYLVRTSTLRILLALVAYFDLECEQIDMITAYLNAHLDDDDVVLLRLPAGCTGFGNIVRLRRGMYGLRQSALLWYNDLKDSLKDLGFEPIEADPCVFVNPTTKAIIVVYVDDLILITRDVTSMKALKSQLLNRYKARDLGPIGFYLGIRILRDRPNRSLSMTMDSYVDRIVDEYHLANAPKADNPLPKSALTLIKRDDIADNNLIQQYQSLVAKLLYPTSIIRCDLAWHVNFMARFANNPTLEQLSLLKHMLRYYNGTATLGIKYQGDLKDANMDDPDHMIGLKAYSDSAHGDNNERKSSSGYVIKMAGGVVSYKSYRQRLVTLSSTESEYIAMTYAAKEINWLQRLLSQVGYVGNDLKPFKLYTDNQPALNMIRKDGHHERTKHIDAYFKYTKQQYKDGNLKLDYLPGVEMPADGLTKPLDKQEHAKFIGLIDMVNVPRM from the coding sequence ATGGCAACTTACACCTCCTCCACAGCTGTCACAGCGCGCCTTGCAGCCGACGGCAAAAACTGGAAGGACTGGATTAAACAACTCATCAATTACGCAGCCGCCGATGGCGCTGTAGCCGTCCTAGATGGCGCTCCGCGCCCAGAATTTGACGCTACAGACGACAAATATCGCATTACCGCCATGCAGCGCCCGATCACTCATCCATTAGGCACCTCAACAGACGTTATCCAAGCCGAGCTTGACCGTGTCGGCAAACTCAACAAGACTATAGGACCGTTCAACAATGAGGCTCGACAGCTACTTAAAGAGGACAAGCTTGCGCTTGACTCATGGGTCGCCCGAGATGCCCGACTCCAAAACACCATACTCTCATCCATTGACAAGCCTCTCGTAGCTCAGGTGCGCACTTGCCCCACCGCCCACGATATGTACAAGGCTCTCAAGGACCTAAACAGCAACGGTGACTACGCCAATGCTGCTCTCGCGTGGACTGCCTTCATCGACCTCCGCGCTGAGACCCAACCCACAGTCCGCAGCTATATTGGAAAGTTTCGCGAGACAATTAATGACATCACGGTACAAGGCATCACACTTGGATGGAAGAAGCCTTCAGCAGTACCTGGTACATCCGCCGACCGCGACATCGAAGACCTGCTCATCATCCACTTCCTTCACGGCTTAGCTCGTGTACTCCCACAGTGGGTAGAAGCTCGCAATAACGACCTCCGCCAAGGCCATACATGGTCTATCGACACGCTCGTCGCGTCACTCGAGGATCACCTACGCCATGCCCCAGATGAGCCCGTGAAGACTTTCCTCTCCGTCTCTAAACAAGCGGAGGAGAAGCGCGTTCTCACACGCCTAAATGGCCGCGGCAATGGCAACAACAGCAACCAGAACTCTACTCCTACTCCTTCGTCTCTGCCGACGCGCAATAACAACCAACAGAAGCGTACTCCTCAGCCTGTTGGAATGTGCGATCACTGCAAGCGAGAGCACCCAGGACCTAATGAGCTTTGCTGGAAACTTCACCCTTCTCTCACCCCAGATAATGTTAAGAAGCGCACCGCAGACAATGCCGCTAAGAAGGCCGCAGctgcagcagctcgtacAAACGTTACAGTGGCCAAGAACAGCAACGACGACGATGCTGATCAGTACGATGCTCACTCATACGTGACAGTCGCCACCTTCGTCTCTCCGACTCTCCTCAAGAAGGCAGTCTCCAATCACGACTATCAACAGCGGTACTGCTACGACACTGCCGCTAACCGGCACGTCTTCAATAACCGCTCGAAATTTTACGAATACGCTCCAATCGACAATGACGTACACGGCTCTACCGGATCAACCACCGCCGCCGGCGTTGGCACTGTACGCCTTGAAGTCGTCAAAGCCGACGGAACAACAGAGAAGATCTCACTCCAAAACGTCCTCTACTGCCCCGATTTCGCCACCAACGTCATCTCCCAAGCTCCATTCAAGCGCGCGGGAGTGTGGTATCACTCGGGCAAGGACAAATTGTACACTGCCTCAGATGAGGAGCTAGCTTACTTACCAGAGATCGACGGTATACCCAACTTTCTCGTAGTTACAGAATCCTCCAAGGCGCCGGCCGCTCTCTCATACGCCTCTCTTGTTTGCTATCGAAGCTCTGCCGATGAGCCCTCATCCTCACGGCCAGCCACCGACTGGCATCATATCATGggacacgctggaatagaCGCTATTAAGGACACTGCAAAAGTTGTACATGGGATGAAGCTCACTACTTCTACCGTCACCAACTGCGAGCCCTGCGGCCTCTCCAAATCAAAGCGAAATATCTCTCGAATTCAACAAACTCCACCCAATACAGCGCTTGGCAAGGTCCATGTCGATGTCGTCGGCCCCATCACTATACCTGGAAAAGATGGAGAGCGTTACTTCATGCCTATCACGGATGGCAAGTCACGCCGACAGTGGCTATTCACATCAGACAGCCGCGCTGTACTAGGCCAACAGCTTATTAATTGgtgcaaagctatgaaggCCAAAGGCTTTACCATCACTATCCATACCGACAACGCTCGCGAGTTTATTAACGCCAGCAACAAGCAGTACTTCGATAGCGTGGGCATCGAGGTAGTTACGTCACCACCTTATGATGCCACTCGCAATGGTATTGCAGAGCGCGCCAACGGTATCACAGAGGATCGAACTCGCGGAGCTCTTATTGCAGCCAAGCTTCCTATAAAGCTGTGGCCCTACGCAGCCAAATATATGGCCCGCATTCACAACCTCGTCTCCAACAGCAACCTCCCAGGAAAGATCACTCCTTTAGAGGCCTGGAATCGCTCTATAGGCTACCCAAACCCAGTCCCAAACGTCGCCAAGATGCACGCTTTCGGCCATGTTGGATACGCCCATATACCCGCCCAGAAGCGCGTTAAAGGTGACAAATTTGCACCTCGTGCTCACAAGGGCCACCTCGTCGGTATGATCGGCGAGAACATCTACCAGATGTGGATCCCAGAGACTGATGAGATCGTTACCACCGCCTCCGTGCGGTTTGATAGCTACGACTCACCCTCCACTCCTCCATTGTCTCCCATCATCGGCCcttcaccatcaccgaagGTGCTCCCATTTAAACCTCTCATCAACCGCCTCGCCGACGCCGCTACAACTCCACCCGCTCCTCCGCaagatggtgatggcggcgattTGGACAATCATCAGCTACCTCGTGCTGATGGCGGAGATGGCTTTGATGGTTtcgaggatgatgatgaagctCCACCAGCTCCTCCAACCCGTGGTAACAACAAGGCAGCGCGTCGACATGAGATTAACGCGGACCTCAACCCAGCTCATATCATACACGGCCCTCGCAATCGCCGGGCACGTGCTTTCTTCACTTCATCTACTTTTGATCGCTGCTTCGCCATGGCTCTCGTCAAGCCCACTCTCGGCTCAAAGCTTTCAGAACTTCCACCGGAGCCTCGCAACTATCGTCAGTTTCTCAAACATCCTCGCCGCGATGATCTACAACTCGCAATGGACGATGAGTACAACGCTCTTATCGCCAACGGTACTTGGCGCCCTGCTACGGCAGAGGAGATTGCCAAGTATGAGATCATCCCAGGTCAATGGGTGTGGACGTATAAAGGCAACGCTCAAGGCTATCACGTGAAAGACAAGGCTCGCATGGTGGCTTGCGGCAACAAGCAACAAGAATCAATTTGGTACCGCGAGGTTTACTCCTACCTCGTCCGAACTTCTACGCTCCGCATCCTCCTCGCCCTTGTGGCTTACTTCGATCTAGAGTGTGAGCAGATCGACATGATTACTGCTTACCTCAACGCTCACctcgacgacgatgacgtTGTCCTCCTTCGCCTGCCCGCAGGCTGTACTGGCTTTGGGAATATTGTTCGCCTTCGCCGCGGCATGTACGGCCTCCGTCAGTCAGCCCTATTGTGGTACAACGACCTCAAGGACTCTCTCAAAGATCTCGGCTTCGAGCCCATCGAAGCAGATCCCTGCGTCTTCGTCAACCCAACAACAAAGGCCATCATAGTCGTGTACGTTGACGACCTTATCCTTATTACACGTGACGTGACCTCTATGAAGGCACTTAAGTCACAACTCCTCAATCGATACAAGGCTCGTGACCTTGGCCCAATTGGTTTCTACTTGGGAATTCGAATCCTCCGCGATCGTCCCAACCGCTCTCTCTCTATGACGATGGATAGCTACGTTGATCGCATTGTCGATGAGTATCACCTCGCCAACGCTCCAAAGGCAGACAACCCCCTCCCAAAGTCGGCCCTCACCCTCATCAAGCGTGATGACATCGCCGACAACAACCTTATACAGCAGTACCAATCGCTCGTCGCGAAGCTACTCTATCCTACCTCCATTATTCGCTGTGACCTAGCTTGGCACGTGAACTTCATGGCACGCTTTGCAAACAACCCTACGTTAGAGCAACTGTCACTGCTAAAGCACATGCTCCGCTACTACAACGGCACGGCAACTCTCGGCATCAAGTACCAAGGTGACCTTAAAGACGCTAATATGGACGACCCAGATCACATGATAGGCCTTAAGGCCTACAGTGACTCCGCCCATGGCGACAACAACGAGCGCAAGTCGTCCTCCGGCTACGTCATCAAGATGGCTGGAGGCGTCGTCTCATACAAATCGTACCGCCAGCGCCTCGTTACTCTCTCCTCCACAGAATCAGAATATATTGCCATGACGTatgctgccaaagagatcaATTGGCTTCAACGCCTACTCTCTCAGGTTGGATACGTCGGTAACGACCTCAAGCCCTTCAAGCTGTACACCGATAATCAGCCAGCGCTTAATATGATCCGCAAGGACGGCCATCACGAGCGTacaaagcacatcgacgcGTACTTCAAGTATACAAAGCAGCAGTACAAAGACGGCAACCTCAAGCTCGACTATCTCCCCGGCGTAGAGATGCCCGCCGACGGCCTTACGAAGCCTCTCGACAAACAAGAGCACGCTAAGTTCATTGGCCTCATCGATATGGTGAACGTTCCCCGCATGTAG
- a CDS encoding CAMK family protein kinase — protein MASSKARLDRYTLFVDDNDNDRNLKPLPLANNHENSWFPQPDDTTADTELVRSRTVQAGQKTVQTLSLLGSSTVEPQVWLDIPITSGSLWNKYKRIHKRNLGGLVIAVLELPAEKDDYLIRKLSVAEDEVLSFRKRWLFHENLCKTHEVFEDSGKFYCVMEPAVVTLRHVCRCPKYPNEEQLVAITKQMLTGISYLSSQNLFHSLLNIDNVVINSDAIVKITKLEYCKFDESCSPKNMEAFGCTTMMLMNKFAHEKGEIAVRQPHEWSEKAVDFLSSTTTWMPDALMRHDFMRQEWKLEELRLHVLYVQGSADMN, from the exons ATGGCTTCCAGTAAGGCGAGACTGGACCGTTATACCCTCTTCGTCGACGACAATGACAACGACAGAAACCTTAAGCCACTACCGCTGGCCAACAACCACGAAAATTCTTGGTTTCCGCAGCCTGACGATACCACCGCAGATACCGAGCTAGTTAGGAGCCGCACAGTACAGGCAGGCCAAAAGACTGTTCAGACCCTTTCGCTTCTCGGGAGTTCGACCGTCGAGCCACAGGTGTGGCTTGACATTCCAATCACATCTGGATCACTGTGGAACAAGTACAAACGCATACACAAGCGTAATCTTGGTGGATTAGTCATCGCTGTCCTTGAGCTGCCCGCCGAAAAGGATGACTACCTGATCAGAAAACTGTCAGTCGCAGAAGACGAGGTCTTGTCGTTCCGCAAGCGTTGGCTATTCCACGAGAATCTCTGCAAGACGCACGAAGTCTTTGAAGACAGCGGAAAGTTCTACTGTGTGATGGAGCCCGCGGTCGTTACTCTTCGGCATGTTTGTCGCTGTCCCAAATACCCGAACGAAGAACAACTAGTTGCCATCACGAAGCAG ATGCTTACTGGGATCTCTTACCTGAGCTCACAGAACCTTTTCCACAGTCTCTTGAACATCGACAACGTCGTCATTAACTCTGATGCCATAGTCAAGATTA CAAAGCTTGAATACTGCAAATTCGATGAAAGCTGCTCGCCAAAGAATATGGAAGCTTTCGGATGTACTACCATGATGCTCATGAACAAATTCGCCCACGAGAAAGGAGAGATCGCTGTGCGACAGCCACACGAGTGGTCGGAAAAAGCAGTAGATTTCCTTTCTTCAACGACAACGTGGATGCCAGACGCACTTATGAGG CACGACTTTATGCGGCAGGAGTGGAAGCTTGAGGAGCTGAGGCTACACGTGTTGTACGTTCAGGGAAGCGCGGACATGAATTGA